Proteins co-encoded in one Blastocatellia bacterium genomic window:
- a CDS encoding M14 family metallopeptidase — MNRMVRYSLIACCLVMVATIAPAQRLVRSPQAVLGFEPGQARRLANWTQIVDYFKMLAQHSPRVQVRELGRSTLGRPLIVAIISSEANLRKLDRLKEIQRMLADPRLVADEEMAERLISEGKIVVAISCSLHSTEIVASQMSLELAYRLASENTAETREILDNTVILLFPSPNPDGIDIVSAWYEKTLGTPYEGSDPPELYHVYTGHDNNRDWFMLTQVETQLVTRLFYREWFPQIVYDVHQMGSNGARMFVPPFYDPANPNIDAMLIRDINKIGSHLASALTAAGFKGILSNAQFDMWWHGGFRTAPYYHNAIGILTEAASARLMSPVEIRAEQLRGHPAGFPNPLMRSINFPDPWPGGLWQPRDILDMELVASRALLLLAARYKRDFMMNVHRVARRAIEAGRTQPPFAYVIPPEQHDPITTARFLTVLMEQGIEVHQARRSFVIEGVRYPAGTFVILMAQPYRACAKALLESQTYPSIPTADGTDQQPYDVAGWTLPMQMGVSVVEVERQFEVDLKRIDSVAPPDIGVEELPGGQAATTWLLRPQTNNAFAVVNELLEPESPIQISRLREDVEIERHVYQRGSFVLTARPRQHEAAREWIAVLASKHEIKIQAVRSIPERAKAEIQRNRIGLYRSWVPSMDEGWTRWVLEQFGFQFETVRDSDIRAGNLNDRFDGIILPDQTPRQILEGHAPGRYPQQYTGGVGISGVQQLKLFVQSGGTLICLGQASDFVLEHFDLPVRNVLAQASRREFFCPGSILGIEVETLHPLGYGMPARSMAVVRDSLAFEATGPPASNAVDVVVRYAKTDVLKSGYLLGEDRIAGRAAMVEVKVGRGRVILIGVAPQHRGQAHGTFKLLFNAIYRAGAASEQGKEARSQP; from the coding sequence ATGAATCGCATGGTTCGATACAGCCTCATCGCATGTTGTCTCGTCATGGTTGCGACCATTGCGCCGGCGCAACGACTGGTGCGCTCGCCGCAGGCCGTACTGGGCTTTGAGCCGGGCCAAGCTCGCCGGCTGGCCAACTGGACGCAGATCGTTGATTATTTCAAGATGCTCGCTCAACATTCACCGCGCGTCCAAGTTCGCGAGTTAGGACGATCCACCCTTGGCCGGCCCTTGATTGTAGCCATCATTTCGTCGGAAGCCAACCTGCGCAAGTTGGATCGGCTCAAGGAAATTCAACGCATGTTGGCTGATCCACGCTTGGTCGCCGATGAGGAGATGGCCGAACGGCTGATCAGCGAGGGCAAGATCGTCGTCGCTATCAGTTGTTCGCTGCATTCGACGGAAATCGTGGCGTCGCAAATGTCGTTGGAGCTGGCTTACCGCCTGGCCAGCGAGAATACCGCCGAAACACGTGAGATTCTCGATAACACCGTCATCCTTCTGTTCCCCAGTCCGAATCCGGATGGCATTGATATTGTCAGCGCATGGTATGAAAAAACGTTGGGCACGCCCTATGAAGGCAGCGATCCGCCGGAGTTGTACCATGTTTATACTGGGCACGATAACAATCGCGACTGGTTCATGCTGACACAGGTGGAGACACAGTTGGTCACACGCTTGTTTTATCGTGAGTGGTTTCCCCAGATTGTCTACGACGTTCACCAGATGGGCTCCAATGGCGCCCGGATGTTTGTGCCACCATTCTACGATCCGGCGAACCCGAATATTGATGCGATGCTCATTCGTGACATCAACAAGATCGGCAGTCATCTGGCTTCGGCGTTGACCGCTGCTGGATTCAAGGGGATTCTTTCCAACGCCCAGTTTGATATGTGGTGGCATGGCGGGTTTCGCACGGCGCCGTATTATCACAATGCCATCGGCATCCTGACTGAAGCGGCCAGCGCGCGGTTGATGTCGCCCGTTGAAATTCGCGCTGAACAATTGCGCGGTCATCCTGCCGGCTTTCCCAATCCGCTGATGCGTTCGATCAATTTTCCCGATCCGTGGCCGGGCGGTTTATGGCAGCCGCGCGATATTCTCGATATGGAACTGGTCGCGTCGCGGGCGCTGCTGCTGTTGGCCGCGCGATACAAGCGCGACTTCATGATGAATGTGCATCGTGTCGCGCGGCGCGCGATTGAAGCAGGCCGCACTCAACCCCCGTTTGCCTACGTGATCCCGCCTGAGCAACACGACCCGATTACCACGGCGCGGTTTCTCACTGTATTGATGGAGCAGGGCATTGAAGTTCATCAAGCGCGACGCTCCTTTGTGATCGAAGGCGTCCGGTATCCGGCCGGGACGTTTGTCATCTTGATGGCGCAACCGTATCGAGCGTGCGCCAAAGCACTGCTCGAATCTCAAACCTATCCTTCGATTCCTACCGCCGATGGGACTGACCAGCAACCCTACGACGTGGCCGGCTGGACGCTGCCCATGCAGATGGGCGTCAGTGTGGTCGAAGTCGAGCGCCAGTTTGAAGTGGATTTGAAACGGATTGATTCAGTCGCGCCGCCCGACATCGGCGTGGAAGAGCTGCCCGGCGGCCAGGCTGCAACGACCTGGCTCTTGCGACCACAGACGAACAACGCCTTCGCCGTAGTGAACGAACTGCTGGAGCCAGAATCGCCCATACAGATCAGCCGACTGCGCGAGGATGTGGAAATCGAGCGGCACGTTTATCAACGAGGCAGTTTTGTGCTGACGGCGCGGCCGCGACAACACGAAGCGGCTCGCGAATGGATCGCTGTGCTGGCCTCCAAGCATGAGATCAAAATTCAGGCTGTGCGATCCATTCCTGAGCGAGCTAAAGCGGAGATTCAACGCAACCGGATCGGCCTCTATCGCAGTTGGGTGCCTTCTATGGATGAAGGCTGGACACGCTGGGTGCTGGAGCAATTCGGATTTCAATTTGAGACGGTTCGCGACAGCGATATTCGTGCCGGCAATTTGAATGACCGATTTGATGGAATCATCTTGCCGGATCAAACGCCCAGGCAGATTCTGGAGGGGCATGCGCCCGGTCGGTACCCGCAACAATACACGGGCGGCGTGGGCATCAGTGGAGTTCAACAATTGAAGTTATTCGTGCAGTCGGGCGGCACGCTGATCTGTTTGGGGCAAGCCTCTGACTTTGTGCTGGAGCACTTTGACCTACCGGTGCGCAACGTGCTGGCGCAAGCCTCACGACGTGAATTCTTCTGCCCTGGTTCGATTCTCGGCATTGAGGTTGAAACGCTCCATCCATTGGGGTACGGCATGCCGGCTAGGAGCATGGCTGTCGTGCGCGATAGTCTGGCGTTTGAAGCGACGGGACCGCCAGCGAGCAATGCCGTTGATGTCGTTGTTCGTTACGCCAAAACAGATGTACTCAAGAGCGGCTATCTGCTGGGCGAAGATCGAATCGCCGGACGCGCTGCGATGGTGGAAGTCAAAGTCGGGCGAGGCCGCGTGATTTTGATCGGCGTTGCGCCACAACATCGCGGTCAAGCGCATGGCACGTTCAAGTTGTTGTTTAATGCGATCTATCGAGCCGGGGCTGCCTCGGAGCAAGGCAAAGAGGCTCGTTCGCAACCGTGA